CAGTCAGCCAGATATTCTTGATGGGCCCACCGGTGATGGCGGCCATCCTGCTGGGCACGCGCCAGGCGCTGCTGGCCCTGGTCCTGAGCGCCGCCATCATCCTCGGCCTGGGCCTGTCGGGCCATGCCCAACTGGTTGTCACGGGCATGGACGCCAATAGCGTGCTGCCTTCGCTGATCGTCACCCTCAATTACCTGTGCATCGGCTCGGTCATCACGATCACCTGCGGCGCCCTGCTCAAGGGTTTGTCGCGCTCGCTGGACGAGGTCCGCGGTTTCGCCGAGTCGCTCGAGTCCAAGCAGGAAAAGCTGCACGAGCTCAATGCCGAACTGCGGCTGACCTCGGCCGCGGTGGCGCGCCTGAACGACATGGTACTGATCGCCCAGGCAGTTGACGAACCCGGCGCTGAGCAGCCGATCATCTTCGCCAACGAAGCTTTCGAGCGCCGCACCGGTTTTACTCGCGACCAGATCGTCGGCCAGAGCATGCGCATGCTCTACGGTCCCGACACCGACCCGGCCGAACTCCAGCGCATCCTGGGGGCGGTCGCGCGCAACGAACCGGTCACCTCGGAACTGATGAGTTATACCAAGTCTGGCGAAGCCTATTGGGTGGAGATGGAAATGGTGCCCTTCGCCAGCGAAGGCGGACGCAATACGCACTGGGTGGTGGTAGGCCGCGACGTCACCGAGCGCCGCAACTCGGACAACAAGATTCACCACCTGGCTTTCTACGACGTGCTCACCGGCTTGCCCAACCGCCGCCTGCTGACCGAACGCCTGGACACGCTGGTGGCAAGCCGCAACGCCAGCGGCATGCTGGGCGCGGTCCTGTTCATCGACCTCGACAATTTCAAGTACGTCAACGATGCCCGCGGCCATGCCACCGGCGACGCTCTGCTGCGCCATGCCGCCGAACGGCTCGGTTCGGTGGTGCGCAAGCGTGACACCGTGGCGCGCCTGGGCGGCGACGAATTCGTGGTACTGCTGGGCGACCTGGGGACCGACCCGGAAGCGGCCACCGCAACGGCGCTGTCGGTTGCCGCCAAGGTGCTCGCGGCGCTGGGCGAAGCGGTCACCATTGGCGAGCATGTCTACCGCTCCACCGGCAGCATCGGGGTGGCCTTGCCCCTGGTGGCAGGCCAGACCGCCCACGACCTGCTGCGCGAAGCCGATACCGCGATGTACCAGGCCAAGGCAGACGGGCGCAATGGCGTCACGCTGTTCGAGTCCAACATGCTGGCCGAAGCCGAGCGCAAGCTGACCATCGAACGCGACCTGGCCAATGCCCTCGAGAATGGCGAGCTGGCGATGCACCTGCAGTTGCAGGTCGACAGCTGCCAGCGGCCGGTCGGCGCCGAACTCCTGATGCGCTGGCGCCGTGCCGACGGCGTGCTGGTGCCGCCAGATGTCTTTATCCCGATCGCCGAAACCAGCGGCCTGATCGTCCAGCTGGGTCACTGGGTATTGCGCCAGGCCTGCGCCGCGTGGCTGCGCCTGGACGCCGCCGGCCATCCGATCCCGCTGTCGATTAATGTCAGCCCGGCCCAGTTTCGCCAGCATGATTTTGTCGACGACGTGCGCGCCATCCTGCAGCAGACCGGGGCCCCGGCCAGCGAGCTGATTTTCGAGGTCACCGAAGGCCTGCTAGTGACGGACCTGGACCAGACCATCGCCCGCATGCACGAGCTGGCGGCGATGGGCATCCGCTTCTCGATCGACGACTTCGGCACCGGTTACTCGAACCTGGCCTATCTCAAGAAGATGCCGCTGTACGAACTGAAGATCGACAAGAGCTTTATCCGCGACACCCCGAACGACGTCAACGGCACCGCGATCGTGCAGTCGATCCTGGCGATGGCCGAGCACCTCGGCCTGCGGGTGGTGGCCGAGGGCATCGAAACCGAGCAGCAGGCCCGCTACCTGGCCGAGAACGGCAGCCCGTGCATGCAGGGCTATTTGTTCTCGCGCCCGGGACCGCTCGACGAGCTGCTGGCGCGGCTGGGCACGCAGGCCGCTACTCCTGCCGCATAAAGCGTCCAAACTGGCACGCTTTCTTGTCAATTGTGATTTTTGTTGAATTTGCTGGCCAGCTGCCGGTGCTATGCTCGCCACCTTGTGCAATCGACAGGCAGCGGCAGGCATCGGATGACACCCAAGAATACCCTGTGGGCCCTGCTGGCGCTCATGCTCGCTACCGGCATGGCCGAAGCGCTGTACGCTGCCGCGCATATGACGATGCCGGCCTGGTGGATCCTGCTGAGCGCCTTCCTGCTGAGCTTTCTGCCGTATTACTGGTACCGCCAGGACAGCGAGGCGCGGCATTTCCCGCGCTCGCGCCTGATGAATACCGTGGTGGTCGGCATCGGGCCGGTCGGCATTCCGGTGTATTTGTATTGCAGCCGCGACAAAGGCCTGCGCCTGCGCGCGCTGGCGCGCATGTCGGGCTTCGTGCTGGCCATGGTGGGCGCGGCCGCGATGGGGGCGATCGCGTTTTTCCTGATGCCGGGCTGAGTGCAAGCCATGCGCCGGTGTTCCGGCTTAGCCGGTAAGCTGCGTTCATCGCTGCGAACTGGCGCGGCAACCTCTTCATGGAGATACCTTATGCGCAAGATGATCATGATGGCCATTGCAGGCTATTTGTGGAAGAAGTTCAGCGGCAAATCGGTGAAGCACCCGGGCACAGCGCGCAAGTACCGTAGCTTCTAAGGCAGCTGCCAAGGCAGCTTCCAGGCACACCCCAGCGGCCTGGGCGAAGCAATTCGCCCAGGCCGTCTTCATTGCAGTAAAATCGCTGGCTTTGAGGCAACTGTTTGCCAAAGACACTACGAGGCCAGCGATGAACGCGCCGCAGCACCCACCGGGTAACGAACTCAAGCGCGGACTCAAGAACCGCCACATCCAGCTGATCGCCCTTGGCGGCGCCATCGGCACCGGGCTTTTCCTTGGCGTTGCCCAGACCATCCAGATGGCAGGCCCTTCGGCCCTGCTTGGCTATGCCTTCGCCGGCCTGATCGCTTTTCTGATCATGCGCCAGATGGGCGAGATGATCGTCGACGAGCCGGTCGCCGGCTCGTTCGGCTATTTCGCCGCCAAATACGGCAGTCCGATGGCCGGCTTCATGTCGGGCTGGAACTATTGGGTGATGTATATCCTGGTCAGCATGGCCGAGCTGTCCGCGCTCGGCATCTATATACAGTACTGGTTCCCGGACATCCCGACCTGGGTGTCGGCGCTCGGCTTCTTCGTGCTCGTCAACCTGCTCAGCCTGATGAAAGTGAAGGCCTTCGGCGAACTGGAATTCTGGTTCTCGATCATCAAGGTCGCGGCAGTGGTGGGCATGATCCTGTTCGGCAGTTACCTG
Above is a genomic segment from Massilia sp. H6 containing:
- a CDS encoding bifunctional diguanylate cyclase/phosphodiesterase, with amino-acid sequence MKPFYNIAQWRIRIFASLMSTVVVLGAVAAVPSATLALAEGLWPVAVMDALALVWIFAIWWYDRLPYTFRVLNFLAVMFGVGVGLMVTVGAVSQIFLMGPPVMAAILLGTRQALLALVLSAAIILGLGLSGHAQLVVTGMDANSVLPSLIVTLNYLCIGSVITITCGALLKGLSRSLDEVRGFAESLESKQEKLHELNAELRLTSAAVARLNDMVLIAQAVDEPGAEQPIIFANEAFERRTGFTRDQIVGQSMRMLYGPDTDPAELQRILGAVARNEPVTSELMSYTKSGEAYWVEMEMVPFASEGGRNTHWVVVGRDVTERRNSDNKIHHLAFYDVLTGLPNRRLLTERLDTLVASRNASGMLGAVLFIDLDNFKYVNDARGHATGDALLRHAAERLGSVVRKRDTVARLGGDEFVVLLGDLGTDPEAATATALSVAAKVLAALGEAVTIGEHVYRSTGSIGVALPLVAGQTAHDLLREADTAMYQAKADGRNGVTLFESNMLAEAERKLTIERDLANALENGELAMHLQLQVDSCQRPVGAELLMRWRRADGVLVPPDVFIPIAETSGLIVQLGHWVLRQACAAWLRLDAAGHPIPLSINVSPAQFRQHDFVDDVRAILQQTGAPASELIFEVTEGLLVTDLDQTIARMHELAAMGIRFSIDDFGTGYSNLAYLKKMPLYELKIDKSFIRDTPNDVNGTAIVQSILAMAEHLGLRVVAEGIETEQQARYLAENGSPCMQGYLFSRPGPLDELLARLGTQAATPAA